Proteins encoded by one window of Scatophagus argus isolate fScaArg1 chromosome 4, fScaArg1.pri, whole genome shotgun sequence:
- the adamtsl2 gene encoding ADAMTS-like protein 2, with translation MRVWSWEQCGETGVVLLGFLTLAMSVGNLSTRGLQEDGVASNSLEEELEVTTYWWGEWAKWTACTRTCGGGVMSQERHCLKQRKKVTAGKDNMTCTGTAKKYHLCNTKDCPATGRSFREEQCWSFNSQLYNGRNYQWKPLYPDDYVHISSNPCDLHCTTTDGQRQLMVTARDGTSCKYSSYHGVCVDGKCEPIGCDGVLFSSNTLDKCGVCQGDGSSCSRVTGNFRRGATTLGYSFITQIPEGSWDIQIIERKKSADVLAVTDQAGNFFFNGAYKVDSPQNFHAAGTVFKYRRPMDVYETGIEYIVAKGPIDQAINILVWNQNGRTPYITYEYTVLRDSLPPVPPPPVYTGSDTSAGDISVEVGGLLAANSSIYAQMAPERQLESGGIEGQKGQETNEVYEEAAAIDCDQDGAAAPKYSEGTGNHTGSTANPAPAGGPLDTGPDSPNLIWRILLDGRISPDELLINISTNQLLTGGDGLFSSEVGTVEVGLSSLEQDGPFGVNETLEFTLGKKRNDSGDSSYQNKTVQSGGRTSSRSNRTRGNQRIYQKNLKLSAADMYRWKLSSQEPCSMTCSIGVSKSFVTCVRYDGVEVHDMYCDALTRPEPVHDFCIGRECQPRWEASSWSECSRTCGEGFQFRQVRCWKMLSPGLDSSVYSDLCTMAELERPVERRACKSPACGPQWEVAEWTECPAKCDLKAQVTRDVRCSDETRPCDPMTKPPNIKNCTGPPCGRQWTMSEWGPCSGSCGLGKMMRHVYCKAPDGHVVPESQCSAEEKPLASHPCGDRDCPPHWLSQDWERCNTTCGRGAKRRKVQCVGITEGMFKNFSDEACEGSGKPEEETTCFERPCFKWYTTPWSECTKTCGVGVRMRDVKCYQDRELVRGCDPLTKPVPKQTCNLQPCPTEPPDESCQDRPSTNCLLALKVNLCSHWYYSKACCYSCRAIRPPPS, from the exons ATGAGGGTGTGGTCATGGGAACAGTGTGGGGAGACAGGCGTGGTCCTGCTCGGCTTCCTGACGCTGGCCATGTCTGTGGGGAACCTGTCCACCCGGGGGCTGCAG gAGGATGGCGTGGCGTCCAACagtctggaggaggagctggaggtgacCACTTACTGGTGGGGGGAGTGGGCCAAGTGGACAGCCTGCACTCGTACCTGTGGAGGGGGAGTGATGTCACAGGAGAGACACTGCCTCAAACAGAG aaagaaagtcacTGCTGGAAAGGACAATATGACCTGCACAGGAACTGCTAAGAAATATCATCTCTGCAACACTAAA GATTGCCCTGCTACTGGGAGAAGCTTCAGAGAGGAGCAGTGCTGGTCTTTCAACTCCCAGCTTTACAATGGGAGGAACTACCAGTGGAAACCTCTATATCCTG ATGACTACGTTCACATCTCCAGTAACCCCTGTGACCTTCACTGCACCACCACTGACGGCCAGAGGCAGCTGATGGTGACAGCACGAGATGGTACCTCCTGCAAGTACAGCAGTTACCACGGCGTCTGCGTGGATGGTAAGTGTGAG CCAATCGGGTGTGATGGAGTACTGTTTTCCTCCAACACCTTGGATAAGTGTGGGGTCTGTCAGGGtgatggcagcagctgcagcagagtgacCGGCAACTTCCGCCGTGGGGCCACAACTCTGG GTTACTCTTTTATTACTCAAATTCCTGAAGGGTCATGGGACATCCAGATCATTGAGAGGAAGAAGTCAGCTGATGTTCTAG CTGTGACTGACCAAGCAGGCAACTTCTTTTTTAATGGGGCCTACAAGGTGGACAGTCCCCAGAACTTCCATGCAGCAGGAACTGTTTTCAAGTACCGCCGGCCCATGGATGTGTATGAGACTGGGATTGAGTACATCGTCGCCAAAGGCCCCATCGACCAGGCCATCAATATTCTG GTGTGGAACCAGAACGGACGCACGCCTTACATCACATATGAATACACGGTCCTCCGAGACTCCTTGCCACCGGTACCACCTCCACCTGTCTACACCGGATCAGATACCTCGGCTGGAGACATTTCTGTGGAGGTGGGAGGTCTGCTGGCTGCTAACAGCAGTATTTATGCTCAGATGGCCCCTGAACGTCAGCTGGAGTCAGGAGGCATAGAGGGACAAAAGGGCCAAGAGACCAATGAGGTATATGAGGAGGCAGCGGCCATAGACTGCGACCAGGATGGAGCAGCTGCCCCAAAATATTCAG AAGGAACTGGCAACCATACAGGCAGCACTGCCAACCCTGCCCCTGCTGGTGGGCCCCTGGACACGGGGCCAGACTCCCCAAATCTCATCTGGAGGATCCTGCTGGATGGCCGAATTAGCCCCGATGAACTTCTTATTAACATCTCAACCAACCAGCTGCTGACAGGGGGAGATGGATTGTTTTCGTCAGAGGTGGGAACAGTCGAGGTGGGCCTGAGCAGCCTGGAGCAAGACGGACCGTTTGGTGTCAATGAGACACTGGAATTTACTCTGGGTAAAAAACGCAACGACAGTGGAGACAGTTCCTACcagaacaaaacagtgcagagtGGTGGGAGGACCTCTAGCCGCTCCAACAGAACCAG GGGAAATCAAAGGATCTACCAGAAGAACCTGAAGCTGAGTGCTGCTGACATGTACCGTTGGAAGCTTTCCTCTCAAGAGCCCTGCAGCATGACCTGCTCTATAG GAGTGTCCAAGTCCTTTGTCACGTGTGTCCGCTATGACGGCGTGGAGGTGCATGATATGTACTGTGATGCGCTGACCCGACCAGAGCCTGTCCACGACTTCTGTATCGGGAGGGAATGTCAGCCCAG ATGGGAGGCGAGCAGCTGGAGCGAGTGCTCGAGGACCTGTGGGGAGGGGTTCCAGTTTCGTCAGGTTCGCTGTTGGAAGATGCTCTCGCCAGGCCTGGACAGCTCGGTTTACAGTGACCTCTGCACCATGGCCGAACTGGAGAGACCTGTTGAGAGACGGGCCTGCAAGAGCCCCGCCTGTGGACCACAGTGGGAGGTGGCCGAGTGGACCGAG TGTCCCGCTAAATGTGACCTCAAAGCCCAGGTGACCCGTGATGTCCGCTGCTCTGATGAGACCAGACCATGTGACCCAATGACCAAACCACCAAACATCAAAAACTGCACAGGTCCTCCCTGTGGACGCCAGTGGACCATGTCCGAGTGGGGGCCT TGCTCGGGGTCCTGTGGCCTGGGGAAGATGATGCGTCATGTGTACTGTAAGGCTCCAGATGGTCATGTGGTTCCTGAGAGCCAGTGCTCTGCAGAGGAGAAGCCGCTAGCCAGCCACCCCTGTGGGGACAGAGACTGTCCTCCACACTGGCTAAGCCAAGACTGGGAGAGG TGTAACACGACCTGTGGTCGTGGCGCAAAGCGAAGGAAGGTCCAGTGTGTCGGCATCACTGAAGGAATGTTCAAGAACTTCAGCGATGAGGCGTGTGAAGGAAGCGGGAAGCCTGAGGAGGAAACCACCTGCTTTGAGAGGCCATGCTTCAAATGGTATACAACCCCCTGGTCTGAG tgcaCTAAGACGTGTGGTGTGGGTGTGAGGATGAGGGACGTGAAGTGTTACCAGGACAGGGAGCTGGTCCGAGGCTGCGACCCCCTCACCAAACCGGTGCCCAAACAGACCTGCAACCTGCAGCCCTGCCCCACTGAGCCTCCAG ATGAGAGCTGCCAGGATCGTCCCTCCACCAACTGCCTGCTGGCACTGAAGGTCAACCTGTGCAGCCACTGGTACTACAGCAAGGCCTGCTGCTACTCCTGCCGTGCCATACGACCTCCACCCTCTTAG